A part of Flavobacteriaceae bacterium GSB9 genomic DNA contains:
- a CDS encoding gliding motility protein RemB, which yields MKRLFLPFLLILLQYGHSQNGDFNEKPPVFSQCDGIALEALKDCFYKQVFNHVYHNFKVPEQVLKDKYKGEVVVLFEVDSLGQFQVIYTKSMYQSLKNEIKRVFSTFPKIKPASYNGKNTFVQYSMPIKIPLRNQYAESKSIKIVNRLENSVGRSKTEFDSINASLLPFENPKYGSQLNIPFTHSDYARFDRAMNVVGTNSHTASKPFVFEEVSKYYDFKEAEKKLKKETTTWAGKKLWNEHLVQLQGKDYWFTIDPIFDFQLGNDAEIGTTYNNTRGLLVQGGLGKKLNFYTSVFESQGRFAGYVNRYSESLKAFGPDPAIIPGRGIAKRFKTDSYDYPVAEAYLSYTPTGFMNIQFGHGKNFIGDGYRSLLLSDVASPHPFFKLNTKFWKLKYTNTWMWLKDVRDEAVADKAFLTKYMASHYLSWNVSKRLNVGLFESVLWTNSNNRGFDVNYLNPIIFYRAIEFETGQGAGNALLGASAKYKFSDDVNAYGQFILDEFSLGDVKGGEKSWKNKYGYQLGVKYYNAFKVNNLLLQLEYNRIRPFTYSHNTIVLNYGHNNQSMAHLWGANFSELILIGRYRYQRWYGDAKFIFGMRGLDFNNGTDNFSYGGDIYRDYNDRPFDTGVEVGQGIKTNSFYANLQAGYLVNPASNLKIFTDITVRNFNPEATIVTTFESNTVWFNFGLRTDLFNWYFDF from the coding sequence ATGAAGCGACTCTTTTTACCATTCCTACTTATTTTGCTTCAATATGGCCACTCCCAAAATGGTGACTTTAATGAGAAACCTCCTGTTTTTTCGCAATGCGATGGAATAGCGTTAGAGGCTTTAAAAGATTGTTTTTATAAGCAAGTTTTTAATCATGTTTATCATAATTTTAAAGTGCCCGAACAGGTTTTAAAAGATAAATATAAAGGAGAAGTTGTAGTGCTTTTTGAAGTTGATAGTCTTGGTCAATTTCAGGTTATTTACACCAAATCGATGTATCAGTCGCTTAAAAATGAGATAAAACGGGTGTTTTCGACCTTTCCGAAGATAAAACCGGCGAGCTATAATGGCAAGAATACCTTTGTTCAATATTCTATGCCAATTAAAATCCCCTTAAGAAATCAGTATGCCGAATCAAAAAGCATCAAAATTGTAAATCGTTTAGAGAATAGTGTTGGGCGTTCTAAAACGGAATTTGACAGTATCAATGCAAGTCTGTTGCCATTTGAAAATCCAAAGTATGGAAGTCAGTTAAATATTCCGTTCACCCACAGCGATTATGCGCGTTTCGATAGGGCAATGAACGTGGTAGGAACCAATAGTCATACAGCATCAAAACCTTTTGTTTTTGAGGAGGTTTCTAAATATTACGATTTTAAAGAAGCGGAAAAAAAGCTTAAAAAAGAAACCACAACTTGGGCTGGTAAAAAACTATGGAACGAACACTTGGTGCAGCTTCAAGGTAAAGATTATTGGTTTACCATAGACCCGATTTTCGACTTTCAATTGGGCAACGATGCCGAAATAGGAACGACATACAATAATACAAGGGGGCTTTTGGTTCAAGGTGGATTAGGAAAAAAGCTAAATTTTTATACTTCAGTTTTTGAAAGCCAAGGCCGCTTTGCGGGCTACGTTAATCGCTATTCTGAAAGCTTAAAAGCTTTTGGTCCAGATCCAGCCATTATTCCGGGACGTGGTATTGCGAAACGTTTTAAAACCGATAGTTATGATTATCCGGTGGCTGAAGCCTATTTATCGTATACGCCTACCGGTTTTATGAATATTCAGTTTGGGCACGGTAAAAATTTTATTGGTGATGGGTATCGGTCGTTATTATTGAGCGATGTGGCGAGTCCGCATCCCTTTTTTAAATTGAATACTAAGTTTTGGAAATTGAAATATACCAATACGTGGATGTGGCTAAAAGATGTGCGAGATGAAGCGGTGGCCGACAAAGCCTTTTTAACCAAATATATGGCTAGCCACTATTTAAGTTGGAATGTGTCGAAACGTTTGAATGTCGGGTTGTTCGAATCGGTATTGTGGACCAACTCCAACAACCGAGGTTTTGATGTCAATTATTTAAACCCCATTATTTTTTACCGTGCCATAGAATTTGAAACAGGGCAAGGTGCCGGAAATGCGCTTTTGGGCGCTTCTGCAAAATATAAATTTAGTGACGACGTGAATGCCTACGGACAATTCATTTTAGATGAATTTTCGTTGGGCGACGTAAAAGGTGGTGAAAAAAGTTGGAAAAATAAATATGGTTATCAGTTAGGCGTTAAGTATTATAATGCTTTTAAGGTCAATAATTTATTGTTGCAACTCGAATACAATCGTATTCGCCCGTTTACCTATTCGCATAACACTATTGTGTTGAACTACGGTCACAATAACCAAAGCATGGCGCATTTGTGGGGCGCTAATTTCAGCGAACTGATTTTAATTGGCCGCTACCGTTACCAACGTTGGTATGGCGATGCCAAATTTATTTTCGGTATGCGCGGACTCGATTTTAACAACGGTACCGATAATTTTAGTTACGGTGGCGATATTTACCGCGATTATAACGACCGCCCTTTCGATACAGGCGTAGAAGTAGGTCAAGGTATAAAAACAAATAGTTTTTACGCCAATCTGCAAGCTGGCTATTTGGTAAACCCCGCCTCGAACCTAAAGATTTTTACTGATATCACGGTTCGGAATTTTAACCCAGAAGCTACTATTGTAACTACGTTTGAAAGCAATACTGTATGGTTTAATTTTGGATTACGCACCGATTTGTTTAATTGGTATTTTGATTTTTGA
- the cyoE gene encoding heme o synthase yields the protein MRLALSVVFSSLAGYLLGVETVDIKTLVLLAFGGYFMVGASNAFNQIIEKDLDALMNRTKNRPIPSGRMSVTTAFIIASVFTVAGVVILYTINKQTAMFGAISIFLYTCVYTPLKTKTPLAVFVGAIPGAIPFMLGWVAATDDFGIEPGTLFALQFFWQFPHFWAIGWFLYDDYKKGGFYMLPTGKQDKGTAVQTIMYTIWTILVSIIPVFGFTGRLELSIVAAVLVLVTGFWMLYYAIRLFRIMTEKAAKQLMLVSVSYITLVQIIYVIDKFIR from the coding sequence ATGCGTTTGGCATTAAGCGTAGTGTTTTCATCACTTGCAGGCTATTTGTTGGGCGTAGAAACAGTTGATATAAAAACATTGGTTTTACTAGCCTTTGGAGGCTATTTTATGGTAGGTGCATCAAACGCGTTCAACCAAATAATTGAAAAAGATTTGGATGCCTTGATGAACCGGACCAAAAACCGCCCAATCCCGTCGGGGCGCATGTCGGTAACCACCGCATTTATAATTGCTAGTGTTTTTACGGTGGCAGGTGTGGTTATTTTGTATACTATCAACAAACAAACGGCCATGTTTGGGGCTATTTCCATTTTTTTATATACTTGTGTTTACACCCCTTTAAAAACCAAAACACCTTTGGCGGTGTTTGTTGGGGCCATTCCAGGAGCCATTCCGTTTATGTTAGGCTGGGTGGCTGCCACTGATGATTTTGGTATCGAGCCGGGTACATTGTTCGCACTGCAATTCTTTTGGCAGTTTCCACACTTTTGGGCGATTGGCTGGTTTTTGTACGACGATTATAAAAAAGGCGGATTTTACATGCTGCCCACTGGTAAGCAGGATAAAGGTACGGCTGTACAGACTATCATGTATACGATTTGGACTATTTTAGTGTCCATCATTCCAGTGTTTGGCTTTACAGGGCGATTGGAGTTATCTATAGTAGCTGCTGTGTTGGTACTGGTCACAGGTTTTTGGATGCTGTATTATGCCATACGACTGTTTAGAATTATGACCGAAAAAGCCGCCAAACAACTTATGTTGGTCAGTGTGTCGTACATCACTTTGGTACAGATTATTTATGTTATAGATAAATTTATTAGATAA
- a CDS encoding cytochrome c oxidase subunit 3: MDLTQGTQEEKHARAKKMMLWFGIISLIMSFMGWTSAFIVSSSRPDWLKDFQLPNAFLISTVVIVLSSVTFILAKKAMKANNQKATSLWLIVTLTLGVVFIFNQFSGFQEIIDLGYNFTGPTSNVTMSYIYLIAVVHILHVIAGLICLLVVIYNHYKQKYNPTKMLGFELAATFWHFIDVLWVYLFLFLYFIR, from the coding sequence ATGGATTTAACACAAGGCACTCAAGAAGAAAAACATGCTAGAGCAAAGAAAATGATGCTTTGGTTTGGTATTATTTCGTTAATAATGTCGTTTATGGGCTGGACCAGTGCTTTTATTGTTAGCAGTTCCAGACCAGATTGGTTAAAGGATTTTCAATTGCCCAATGCCTTTTTAATAAGTACAGTGGTTATTGTTTTAAGTAGTGTGACGTTTATTTTGGCCAAAAAAGCAATGAAGGCCAACAACCAAAAAGCAACATCGCTGTGGTTGATTGTTACTTTAACATTAGGCGTGGTTTTTATTTTCAACCAGTTTTCGGGCTTTCAGGAAATAATCGATTTGGGTTATAATTTTACTGGGCCAACCAGTAATGTAACCATGTCTTATATATATTTAATAGCCGTTGTACATATTTTACACGTTATTGCTGGGCTAATATGCTTATTGGTGGTAATTTATAATCATTATAAACAAAAATATAACCCAACAAAAATGCTAGGGTTTGAACTCGCAGCCACCTTTTGGCATTTTATAGATGTACTGTGGGTGTACCTCTTTTTGTTTTTATATTTTATTAGATAA
- a CDS encoding cytochrome c oxidase subunit 3 has protein sequence MSTAVAEGKTWGGGNQPLKASYGKMMMWFFIVSDALTFSGFLAAYGFSRFKFIDEWPIADEVFTHVPFLHGQELPMIYVAFMTFILIMSSVTMVLAVDAGHHLNKGKVTLYMFLTIIGGLIFVGSQAWEWATFIKGDYGAVQTKGGNILQFVDTDGHRVALRDFVVADAHAERVQQESRNGLWFVSEGTLPTYTVEEVLHGLESHENVLVRTQDLTEEGEKTVLSRTESLKQIKENGRAVVEGANLHVNEYGSPLFADFFFFITGFHGFHVFSGVVINIIIFFNVVLGTYERRKSYEMVEKVGLYWHFVDLVWVFVFTFFYLV, from the coding sequence ATGAGTACAGCAGTAGCAGAAGGCAAAACTTGGGGCGGTGGTAACCAGCCACTAAAAGCAAGTTACGGTAAAATGATGATGTGGTTTTTCATCGTTTCCGATGCCTTAACATTTTCTGGCTTTTTAGCGGCCTACGGATTTTCAAGATTCAAATTTATTGACGAATGGCCCATAGCCGATGAGGTGTTTACCCACGTACCGTTTTTGCACGGTCAAGAATTACCCATGATTTATGTGGCATTTATGACGTTCATTCTTATCATGTCTTCTGTAACCATGGTACTTGCAGTAGATGCGGGACACCATTTAAACAAAGGAAAAGTTACACTTTACATGTTTTTGACCATTATTGGTGGTTTAATTTTCGTCGGATCACAAGCTTGGGAATGGGCTACATTCATTAAAGGTGATTATGGTGCTGTACAAACAAAAGGTGGTAATATATTGCAATTTGTTGATACTGATGGTCATCGTGTGGCCCTGAGAGATTTTGTAGTTGCCGATGCCCATGCAGAAAGAGTGCAACAAGAAAGTAGAAATGGGTTGTGGTTTGTAAGTGAAGGAACATTGCCAACTTATACTGTTGAAGAGGTTCTGCATGGCTTAGAAAGTCATGAAAATGTTTTGGTTAGAACGCAAGACCTTACAGAAGAAGGTGAAAAAACAGTACTTTCAAGAACCGAATCGTTAAAACAAATTAAGGAAAACGGTAGAGCCGTAGTTGAAGGAGCTAACCTTCACGTAAACGAATATGGTTCGCCGTTATTTGCAGATTTCTTTTTCTTTATCACAGGATTCCATGGTTTTCACGTATTTTCTGGTGTAGTCATTAATATCATTATCTTTTTTAATGTGGTATTGGGTACTTACGAAAGACGCAAGAGCTACGAAATGGTAGAAAAAGTAGGATTGTATTGGCACTTTGTAGATTTAGTGTGGGTATTTGTATTTACATTCTTCTACCTTGTATAA
- a CDS encoding cytochrome C oxidase subunit IV family protein, whose protein sequence is MAHDHKLEIFRGALKFKSNTQKIWGVLILLSIVTAVEVVLGIYKPEVLMGKVLGMKGLNWIFIILTLVKAYYITWDFMHMRDETKGLRRAVVWTGIFLILYLIFILLQEGGYVYNVYDEGFIKRDF, encoded by the coding sequence ATGGCACACGATCATAAATTAGAAATATTTAGAGGCGCTTTAAAGTTTAAATCCAATACCCAAAAAATTTGGGGTGTTTTAATCCTTTTATCCATTGTAACTGCCGTAGAGGTTGTTTTGGGTATTTACAAACCAGAGGTGCTTATGGGTAAGGTTTTGGGTATGAAAGGCCTTAACTGGATATTTATCATTCTTACTTTAGTAAAGGCGTATTACATTACTTGGGACTTTATGCACATGCGAGACGAAACCAAAGGATTAAGACGTGCAGTGGTTTGGACTGGTATTTTCTTGATTCTTTACTTAATTTTTATTCTCTTGCAAGAAGGCGGTTATGTATACAACGTGTACGACGAAGGGTTTATAAAAAGAGATTTTTAA
- a CDS encoding SCO family protein has product MKKTNYSYIGIAFIILVFGIIFIPKIVDRISEGDINRKESRSDYVDDNQSTSSDLAFIEINGVPKKVPSFSFTNQNGETITNQYYKGKVYVIEFFFTTCPTICPRMNRNLVQIQNTFKDFSDFGVASFSINPAHDTPEVLKAYAEQYGITNPNWHLMTGDKDAIYKLANEGFNLYTAEEESVAGGFEHSGNFALIDKNGFIRSRKDDFGNPIIYYRGIASEEEKVDDDGAPEEISLLKEDIKKLLNE; this is encoded by the coding sequence ATGAAAAAAACTAATTATTCATACATTGGAATAGCCTTTATTATTTTGGTTTTTGGAATTATTTTCATTCCTAAAATTGTTGATAGAATTTCTGAAGGTGATATCAATAGAAAAGAAAGCCGAAGCGATTATGTTGATGACAATCAATCAACGTCTTCCGATTTGGCGTTTATTGAAATTAACGGCGTTCCTAAAAAAGTGCCTTCATTTTCTTTTACCAATCAAAATGGGGAAACAATAACCAACCAATATTATAAAGGTAAGGTATACGTTATTGAATTTTTCTTTACCACATGCCCAACTATTTGTCCTCGAATGAACAGAAACCTCGTTCAAATTCAAAATACATTTAAAGATTTTTCAGATTTTGGGGTAGCATCGTTTAGCATTAACCCAGCGCATGATACACCAGAAGTCCTTAAAGCATATGCCGAGCAATATGGTATTACTAATCCTAATTGGCATTTAATGACCGGAGATAAAGATGCCATTTACAAATTGGCTAACGAAGGATTTAATTTATACACAGCCGAAGAGGAAAGTGTAGCAGGCGGTTTTGAGCATTCTGGAAATTTTGCACTTATTGATAAAAATGGGTTTATACGGTCGAGAAAAGATGATTTTGGTAACCCTATAATTTATTACCGCGGTATCGCTTCTGAAGAAGAAAAGGTAGATGACGATGGTGCGCCAGAAGAAATAAGCTTGCTTAAAGAAGATATAAAAAAATTGCTAAATGAATAA
- a CDS encoding DUF420 domain-containing protein: MNNSKEILDEKKYNKLILVLSILIPVVVAVLFGVRIPNVEPLSFLPPIYATINGLTAVILIIAFIAIKNKKLVLHENLMTTAIWCSVAFLVMYVAYHMTSDSTKFGGEGLVKYVYYFILITHILLSIIIIPFVLITYVRAITNNIEKHKKIAKITFPLWLYVAISGVIVYIMISPYYA, encoded by the coding sequence ATGAATAATTCAAAAGAAATTTTAGACGAGAAGAAATATAACAAATTAATTTTGGTGTTATCTATTTTAATACCAGTAGTGGTTGCTGTTTTATTTGGTGTTAGAATACCTAATGTCGAACCTTTAAGTTTTTTGCCGCCTATTTATGCTACCATAAACGGTTTAACGGCTGTTATTTTGATTATTGCCTTTATTGCTATTAAGAATAAAAAATTGGTGCTACATGAAAATTTAATGACAACCGCTATTTGGTGTTCGGTTGCCTTTTTAGTGATGTATGTCGCTTACCACATGACGAGTGACTCAACCAAATTTGGAGGCGAAGGCTTGGTGAAGTATGTTTACTATTTCATCTTGATTACGCATATATTGCTATCTATAATTATTATTCCGTTTGTACTGATTACTTATGTGCGAGCCATTACCAATAACATAGAAAAGCATAAAAAAATAGCTAAAATAACATTTCCGTTATGGCTATATGTTGCTATTTCTGGCGTTATTGTTTATATTATGATTTCACCTTATTACGCATAA
- a CDS encoding ABC transporter ATP-binding protein codes for MLKIHQLHKSYPIGDSSLHVLKGIDLEVEEGEMVAIMGSSGSGKSTLLNIIGMLDEADSGEYILDGLPIKNLTEKKAAVYRNKFLGFIFQSFNLINYKNALENVALPLYYQGMKRKERQEKAMFHLEKVGLAEWAKHLPKELSGGQNQRVAIARALAANPKLLLADEPTGALDTKTSYEIMDFIQQLNDEGKTILMVTHEEDIANMCKRIVRLRDGVIMEDKKVNQVRARQHV; via the coding sequence ATGTTAAAAATCCACCAACTCCACAAATCCTACCCTATAGGAGATTCCAGTTTACATGTTTTAAAAGGTATAGACCTTGAAGTAGAAGAAGGTGAAATGGTCGCCATAATGGGCTCTTCGGGCTCAGGAAAATCTACCCTTTTAAATATCATAGGCATGCTGGATGAAGCCGATTCGGGTGAGTATATTTTGGATGGGTTGCCAATTAAAAACCTAACCGAAAAGAAGGCTGCCGTTTACAGAAATAAGTTTTTAGGTTTTATTTTTCAATCCTTCAATCTTATCAATTATAAGAATGCTTTAGAAAATGTAGCGCTTCCGCTGTATTATCAGGGAATGAAGCGTAAAGAACGTCAAGAAAAAGCCATGTTTCATTTAGAAAAAGTAGGTTTGGCGGAGTGGGCAAAACATTTGCCTAAAGAATTATCGGGCGGACAAAACCAACGTGTGGCTATAGCTAGGGCATTGGCGGCAAACCCAAAACTGCTGCTTGCCGATGAGCCAACCGGTGCATTAGATACCAAAACTTCTTATGAAATCATGGATTTTATACAGCAATTAAACGATGAGGGAAAAACCATTTTAATGGTTACCCACGAGGAAGATATTGCCAATATGTGCAAACGAATCGTTAGACTCCGCGATGGTGTAATCATGGAGGACAAAAAAGTCAATCAAGTAAGGGCACGCCAACATGTTTGA
- a CDS encoding ABC transporter permease, giving the protein MFDLDLWREILQSINKNRTRSLLSGFTVSFAILLFAILFGIANGLQNYFAEAFGTDANNSIIIFPGRTTKAHDGLQAGRQIQFKNDDYNFILDEFGDKVQYITSKVNRSVMATFKGEKNTYEMRAVHPEYMFIENNVVSEGRYINLNDLQNKTKVAVIGRVVYNELFLKEMAIGKYINLNGIAFKIVGVFTDDEGDNEERVIYVPLTTAQFLYGNNDFIDFMHLTYNPEMNSNQALAFGNAITRKLKERFSVARSDQRAIRIRNMAQGMKQVDMMTYGLTIIILVIGFGTLIAGVVGISNIMIFIVKERTKEIGIRKALGATPKSIVSIILIESILITAVAGYIGLLIGVGVLEWVAPYLEQYFIKNPGVSNNLVIGATAVLILAGAIAGYVPAKKASRIKPIVALRND; this is encoded by the coding sequence ATGTTTGATTTAGACCTTTGGCGAGAAATACTCCAAAGTATCAATAAGAACAGAACCAGAAGTTTATTGTCTGGTTTCACGGTGTCGTTTGCTATTCTTTTATTTGCCATTCTTTTTGGTATTGCTAATGGCTTGCAAAACTATTTTGCCGAAGCTTTTGGAACCGATGCCAATAATTCCATTATTATTTTTCCAGGAAGAACAACTAAGGCGCACGACGGACTTCAAGCAGGAAGACAAATTCAATTTAAAAACGACGATTATAATTTCATTTTAGATGAATTTGGCGACAAAGTGCAATACATAACAAGTAAAGTAAACCGAAGTGTTATGGCCACCTTTAAGGGCGAAAAGAATACGTATGAAATGCGGGCCGTACATCCAGAATATATGTTTATTGAAAATAATGTAGTCAGCGAGGGCAGGTATATCAACTTAAACGATTTACAAAACAAAACCAAAGTCGCTGTTATTGGTCGAGTCGTTTATAATGAATTGTTTTTAAAGGAAATGGCCATTGGCAAATACATTAATTTAAACGGAATTGCCTTTAAAATAGTTGGTGTTTTTACCGATGATGAAGGCGACAACGAAGAAAGAGTAATATACGTTCCACTTACTACAGCCCAATTTTTGTATGGCAATAACGATTTTATCGATTTTATGCACCTTACCTACAATCCCGAGATGAACAGTAATCAGGCATTGGCATTCGGAAATGCTATAACCAGAAAACTGAAAGAGCGTTTTTCGGTGGCCAGGAGCGACCAAAGGGCTATCAGAATTCGCAATATGGCACAGGGCATGAAACAAGTGGATATGATGACTTACGGCCTAACTATAATAATATTAGTAATAGGCTTTGGAACTTTAATCGCAGGAGTAGTAGGCATCAGCAATATCATGATTTTTATAGTTAAAGAGCGCACGAAAGAAATTGGTATTAGAAAGGCCTTGGGTGCCACACCAAAATCCATAGTATCCATCATTTTAATAGAATCAATACTTATTACAGCCGTAGCAGGATACATCGGTTTGTTAATTGGTGTTGGTGTATTGGAATGGGTAGCACCTTATTTGGAGCAATACTTTATAAAAAATCCTGGTGTAAGTAATAATTTGGTGATTGGAGCTACCGCAGTATTGATACTTGCAGGTGCCATAGCAGGTTATGTGCCGGCAAAAAAGGCATCGAGAATTAAACCCATTGTAGCATTAAGAAACGATTAG
- a CDS encoding ABC transporter permease, producing the protein MFRFLFDRDTWQEVFDSFNKNKLRSILTMVGVWWGILLLIGLLGSARGLENAFNRLFGDFATNSVFVMGSATGKPFKGFQEGRRVQLTLTDIEKVKVNIEGIEFVVPRNMNQGQVVRNFLSGTFNVMGDYPVLDQVQKKKLVHGRFINQNDIDDHKKVAVISESIYKQLFEKNQDPIGQYIQINNINYMVVGMYDQGKVNFGPSEDIHIPFTTFQQVYNQGEKIGFLMITGKPDFDIQQIEKDALLLLRNLNNVHPEDKRAFRNFNIGKEFAKVTGFLTGMQFLTWFVGLATLVAGVFAIGNILLITVKERTKEIGVRRALGATPFEIKRQIVVEAVFLTLVAGFFGIITGGWILILLDHFFGQGDEAAIVNASVSIGVVFVALIISVALGTLIGLIPAFKATSVKPIEALREE; encoded by the coding sequence ATGTTTAGGTTTTTATTCGATAGAGATACGTGGCAAGAAGTTTTTGATAGCTTCAATAAAAATAAACTCCGTTCTATTTTAACGATGGTAGGCGTTTGGTGGGGTATTTTATTGCTCATTGGTTTGTTAGGTTCAGCGCGCGGTTTAGAAAATGCCTTTAACCGTTTGTTTGGCGATTTTGCTACCAACAGTGTATTTGTAATGGGTAGCGCCACGGGCAAACCCTTTAAAGGGTTTCAAGAGGGAAGGCGTGTACAGTTAACGTTAACCGATATTGAAAAGGTTAAAGTTAATATTGAAGGTATCGAATTTGTGGTTCCAAGAAATATGAATCAAGGACAGGTAGTAAGAAATTTTCTTTCTGGGACTTTTAATGTTATGGGCGACTATCCCGTGTTGGACCAAGTTCAAAAAAAGAAACTCGTGCATGGACGTTTTATTAACCAAAACGATATCGACGACCACAAAAAGGTAGCTGTAATTTCAGAAAGCATCTATAAACAGCTTTTTGAAAAGAATCAAGATCCCATTGGGCAATACATTCAAATTAATAACATCAATTACATGGTTGTGGGCATGTACGATCAAGGTAAGGTTAATTTTGGTCCGAGTGAAGATATTCATATACCGTTTACCACATTTCAGCAGGTTTACAACCAAGGTGAAAAAATAGGCTTTTTAATGATTACAGGAAAGCCGGATTTCGATATTCAGCAAATAGAAAAGGATGCATTATTGCTGCTTCGAAATTTAAACAATGTGCATCCAGAAGACAAAAGGGCTTTTAGGAACTTTAACATCGGGAAGGAGTTTGCCAAAGTTACCGGCTTTTTAACAGGTATGCAGTTTTTAACATGGTTTGTGGGGTTGGCGACATTAGTGGCCGGTGTTTTTGCTATTGGCAATATTTTATTGATAACCGTAAAAGAACGCACCAAAGAAATAGGGGTGCGCCGTGCTTTGGGCGCTACGCCATTTGAAATTAAAAGGCAAATTGTGGTTGAAGCCGTATTTTTAACCTTGGTGGCCGGTTTCTTTGGAATCATTACCGGAGGCTGGATTCTTATTTTGTTGGACCATTTTTTTGGGCAAGGCGACGAAGCAGCCATTGTTAATGCATCCGTATCTATTGGTGTGGTATTTGTTGCGTTAATTATTTCAGTAGCTTTAGGAACTTTAATAGGTTTAATCCCAGCATTTAAAGCTACTAGTGTAAAACCCATAGAAGCATTAAGAGAAGAATAA
- a CDS encoding efflux RND transporter periplasmic adaptor subunit yields the protein MNKTVKIILVLVAIITLAFVLKYFKDANSKDIIDYKVEEPFYTSINKKAVATGKLNPEEEVELKPQISGIVDQILVEEGDVVKKGDLIAKIRVVPNEQSLVSAKSRISSTRLSFDNAKTLYERNKALFEKGVISKQDFENSELSYNQAKETLTQAQNDYQIIKRGSISGGSSANTNIVAQIQGTILEIPVREGDQVIQSNNFNAGTTIATIADMSKMIFEGKVDEAEVGKLKEGKAIKVVLGAIKDKEFPATLTFVAPKGIEENGAVQFTIKADVKIGSDVNIRAGYSANAEMDLESKDSVLAIREALLQYNRITEKPFVEILEGDNKFKKEDVELGISDGINVEIKEGVNEGDKIKVWNKASKDNNEEEEENGNH from the coding sequence ATGAATAAAACAGTAAAAATTATTTTAGTATTAGTCGCTATCATAACACTGGCGTTTGTGTTAAAATACTTTAAAGATGCTAATTCAAAAGATATCATAGATTACAAGGTAGAAGAGCCCTTTTATACGTCTATAAACAAAAAGGCGGTGGCCACAGGAAAACTCAACCCCGAGGAAGAAGTTGAGCTTAAGCCACAAATATCGGGAATTGTCGACCAAATTTTAGTTGAAGAAGGCGATGTGGTTAAAAAGGGCGATTTAATAGCCAAGATAAGAGTGGTGCCCAACGAGCAAAGTCTGGTAAGTGCCAAAAGTAGGATATCATCAACAAGGTTGTCGTTCGATAATGCCAAAACGCTATATGAGCGCAACAAAGCGCTGTTCGAAAAAGGGGTAATTTCAAAACAAGATTTTGAAAACAGCGAGCTTTCTTATAACCAGGCCAAAGAAACCTTGACACAGGCACAAAATGATTATCAAATTATTAAACGCGGCTCCATTTCTGGAGGTAGCTCGGCGAATACCAATATCGTTGCCCAAATTCAAGGCACCATTTTGGAAATCCCAGTACGTGAGGGCGACCAAGTGATTCAAAGTAACAATTTTAACGCTGGTACAACCATTGCAACCATTGCAGATATGAGTAAAATGATTTTTGAAGGAAAAGTTGATGAGGCTGAAGTGGGCAAACTCAAAGAAGGGAAAGCCATAAAAGTGGTTTTGGGCGCCATAAAAGACAAAGAGTTTCCTGCGACACTAACTTTTGTAGCTCCAAAGGGTATTGAAGAAAATGGCGCCGTACAGTTTACCATAAAAGCCGATGTTAAAATAGGTTCCGATGTGAATATAAGAGCGGGTTACAGTGCCAATGCCGAAATGGATTTAGAAAGCAAAGATAGTGTGTTGGCCATTCGGGAAGCTTTGCTTCAATATAACCGTATTACCGAAAAACCTTTTGTTGAAATATTGGAAGGCGATAATAAGTTTAAAAAGGAAGATGTAGAATTGGGCATTTCAGATGGTATTAATGTTGAGATAAAAGAAGGTGTAAACGAAGGTGATAAAATAAAAGTTTGGAATAAAGCATCAAAAGACAATAATGAAGAAGAAGAAGAGAATGGCAACCATTAA